A single region of the Serinus canaria isolate serCan28SL12 chromosome 1, serCan2020, whole genome shotgun sequence genome encodes:
- the C1H3orf38 gene encoding uncharacterized protein C3orf38 homolog isoform X1, with protein sequence MAGPGLSEREREGCRDLLELLHTEELLALTDTVTSRQVHPESRQEAIHAILVYSQNVEELLRRRKVYREIIFKYLAAQGITAPPSSEKHVLIERVRQLWSGQLTAGAPEPGHRKPAQSHGNRQKSPQDDLGGLGGEFCQWYFELLNSQHPLGVKSEATWGPQHFWEDVKLKFCYNTLEKNVEEYVGADMVSLRLLSLVKEECLLFNPNLHSSGLKCAISPHGLVLVAVAGTVHRDNSCLGVFEQIFGLISCPLRNNTWKIKLVNLKIVGQNTLEPGMQMEEPSIKYESNQLREFYDGNELTVFEPQRF encoded by the exons ATGGCGGGCCCGGGGCTGAGCGAGCGGGAGCGGGAGGGATGCCGGGAcctgctggagctcctgcacACCGAGGAGCTGCTGGCGCTCACCGACACCGTCACCAGCCGCCAGGTGCACCCGGAGAGCCGCCAAG agGCCATTCATGCCATTCTGGTGTACAGCCAAAACGTGGAGGAACTTCTGAGGCGCAGGAAAGTCTATAGAGAAATCATCTTCAAGTATTTGGCAGCGCAGGGAATCACGGCTCCTCCCTCCTCGGAGAAACACGTCCTGATCGAGCGtgtcaggcagctctggagcgGGCAGCTCACGGCTGGAGCCCCGGAGCCTGGGCACAGAAAACCTGCGCAG AGTCATGGAAACAGACAGAAGTCACCACAGGATGACCTTGGTGGTCTAGGAGGAGAATTCTGCCAGTGGTACTTTGAACTCCTGAACTCTCAGCATCCTTTGGGAGTAAAATCTGAAGCAACATGGGGACCACAGCATTTTTGGGAGGATGTCAAACTGAAGTTCTGTTAcaacactttggaaaaaaacGTGGAAGAATATGTGGGTGCAGACATGGTGAGCCTGCGCCTGCTGTCCTTGGTTAAAGAAGAATGTCTCCTCTTCAACCCAAATTTGCATTCCAGTGGCCTGAAATGTGCCATTTCCCCTCATGGATTagtgctggtggcagtggctggaACAGTTCACAGAGACAATTCTTGTTTGGGTGTCTTTGAGCAAATCTTTGGGCTCATCAGCTGCCCCCTGAGGAATAAcacctggaaaataaaactggtGAACCTTAAAATAGTAGGGCAGAACACTCTGGAGCCTGGGATGCAAATGGAAGAACCTTCCATAAAATATGAGTCAAACCAACTGAGAGAGTTCTATGATGGGAATGAACTGACTGTGTTTGAACCTCAGAGATTCTGA
- the C1H3orf38 gene encoding uncharacterized protein C3orf38 homolog isoform X2 has translation MPGPAGAPAHRGAAGAHRHRHQPPEAIHAILVYSQNVEELLRRRKVYREIIFKYLAAQGITAPPSSEKHVLIERVRQLWSGQLTAGAPEPGHRKPAQSHGNRQKSPQDDLGGLGGEFCQWYFELLNSQHPLGVKSEATWGPQHFWEDVKLKFCYNTLEKNVEEYVGADMVSLRLLSLVKEECLLFNPNLHSSGLKCAISPHGLVLVAVAGTVHRDNSCLGVFEQIFGLISCPLRNNTWKIKLVNLKIVGQNTLEPGMQMEEPSIKYESNQLREFYDGNELTVFEPQRF, from the exons ATGCCGGGAcctgctggagctcctgcacACCGAGGAGCTGCTGGCGCTCACCGACACCGTCACCAGCCGCCAG agGCCATTCATGCCATTCTGGTGTACAGCCAAAACGTGGAGGAACTTCTGAGGCGCAGGAAAGTCTATAGAGAAATCATCTTCAAGTATTTGGCAGCGCAGGGAATCACGGCTCCTCCCTCCTCGGAGAAACACGTCCTGATCGAGCGtgtcaggcagctctggagcgGGCAGCTCACGGCTGGAGCCCCGGAGCCTGGGCACAGAAAACCTGCGCAG AGTCATGGAAACAGACAGAAGTCACCACAGGATGACCTTGGTGGTCTAGGAGGAGAATTCTGCCAGTGGTACTTTGAACTCCTGAACTCTCAGCATCCTTTGGGAGTAAAATCTGAAGCAACATGGGGACCACAGCATTTTTGGGAGGATGTCAAACTGAAGTTCTGTTAcaacactttggaaaaaaacGTGGAAGAATATGTGGGTGCAGACATGGTGAGCCTGCGCCTGCTGTCCTTGGTTAAAGAAGAATGTCTCCTCTTCAACCCAAATTTGCATTCCAGTGGCCTGAAATGTGCCATTTCCCCTCATGGATTagtgctggtggcagtggctggaACAGTTCACAGAGACAATTCTTGTTTGGGTGTCTTTGAGCAAATCTTTGGGCTCATCAGCTGCCCCCTGAGGAATAAcacctggaaaataaaactggtGAACCTTAAAATAGTAGGGCAGAACACTCTGGAGCCTGGGATGCAAATGGAAGAACCTTCCATAAAATATGAGTCAAACCAACTGAGAGAGTTCTATGATGGGAATGAACTGACTGTGTTTGAACCTCAGAGATTCTGA